In one window of Patescibacteria group bacterium DNA:
- a CDS encoding RNA polymerase sigma factor, with protein MITENECQKYSDEALVELVLANSDYYACLVNRYTEALRRYVVRLGSNSTDAEDVLQEVFLNAYLHLNDFNKDLKFSSWLYRIAHNQTISAFRKVNVRPTVELSDLAPWQEMARDNCPGKQIDQELLQKKINIILEQLDSKYREVLILKYFEEKDYSEMSDILKKPMGTIATLVNRAKKQFAKIIEGELLN; from the coding sequence ATGATTACGGAAAATGAATGTCAAAAATACTCCGACGAGGCATTAGTTGAGCTTGTTTTAGCCAATTCTGATTATTATGCTTGTTTGGTTAATCGTTATACTGAGGCTTTGCGGCGTTATGTTGTTCGGCTTGGTAGTAATTCCACGGATGCCGAGGATGTTTTGCAGGAGGTTTTTTTAAATGCCTATTTACATCTAAATGATTTTAATAAAGATTTGAAATTTTCCTCTTGGTTGTACCGGATTGCACACAATCAGACTATCAGTGCCTTTCGCAAGGTTAACGTGCGGCCGACGGTGGAATTATCAGACTTGGCACCGTGGCAAGAAATGGCACGCGATAATTGCCCAGGTAAACAAATTGATCAAGAGCTTTTGCAAAAGAAAATAAATATTATTTTGGAGCAATTAGATTCTAAATATCGGGAGGTTTTGATTTTGAAATATTTTGAAGAAAAAGATTATAGCGAAATGTCTGATATTTTAAAAAAACCGATGGGGACGATTGCAACCTTGGTTAATCGGGCGAAGAAACAATTTGCGAAAATTATTGAAGGTGAATTACTAAATTAA
- a CDS encoding 4Fe-4S binding protein has translation MKRKIIQIDEELCNGCGACTHVCAEAALEIVNGKAKLVRDFFCDGMGACLDVCPVDALKVVEKDTDAYDVEKTAEHVRKARGEEAVKNVHGYQAEDEKEIAGAPMACGCSGSMMRDFSDTPPPSPNNIEQTSAVSELRQWPVQLHLVSPAAPYFKDADLLISADCVPFAYANFHNKFLKNKKLIMFCPKLDSGQEEYVEKLTELFQTQNIRSVTLVRMEVPCCGGVEYLVTEAIKRAGVNVIIKDYTISIRGEVV, from the coding sequence ATGAAAAGAAAAATTATTCAAATTGATGAAGAACTATGTAACGGCTGTGGTGCTTGTACACACGTCTGCGCCGAGGCAGCTCTAGAAATCGTTAACGGCAAAGCAAAACTTGTTCGAGATTTTTTTTGCGACGGTATGGGGGCATGTTTAGATGTTTGCCCGGTTGACGCCTTGAAAGTCGTCGAAAAAGACACAGACGCTTATGACGTAGAAAAAACCGCCGAACATGTGCGCAAGGCTCGCGGCGAGGAAGCGGTAAAAAATGTTCACGGTTATCAAGCTGAGGATGAAAAGGAAATTGCGGGAGCGCCGATGGCCTGCGGTTGTTCTGGTTCAATGATGCGTGATTTTTCAGATACTCCCCCACCTAGTCCTAATAATATTGAACAGACTAGCGCTGTCTCCGAACTAAGGCAATGGCCTGTTCAACTTCACTTAGTCAGCCCGGCGGCTCCTTATTTCAAGGATGCTGATTTATTGATCTCTGCTGATTGTGTGCCCTTTGCTTATGCGAATTTTCATAATAAATTTCTAAAAAACAAAAAACTCATCATGTTCTGCCCCAAACTTGATAGCGGGCAAGAAGAGTATGTAGAAAAACTGACTGAATTATTCCAAACACAAAATATCCGTTCCGTAACCTTGGTCCGCATGGAAGTGCCCTGCTGTGGTGGAGTTGAATATCTTGTCACCGAAGCCATCAAAAGAGCAGGCGTTAATGTAATCATCAAAGACTACACTATCTCTATCAGAGGTGAAGTTGTTTAA
- a CDS encoding metalloregulator ArsR/SmtB family transcription factor, whose translation MKLTCCDLAQKKIKLKTAVKFLKVISDENRLNILRILRDKELSVSEIWQYLDLSQNLVSHHLKVLKDFGLVDSQKNGMKVIYSLNLSNAKRYKALLINFI comes from the coding sequence ATGAAATTAACTTGTTGTGATTTAGCTCAAAAAAAAATAAAACTTAAAACTGCTGTAAAATTTTTAAAGGTTATATCCGATGAGAATCGCCTAAATATTTTACGCATTTTAAGAGACAAAGAATTAAGCGTCAGTGAAATCTGGCAATATTTAGACTTGTCACAAAATCTCGTTTCACATCATCTAAAAGTATTAAAAGATTTTGGCCTGGTCGATTCCCAAAAAAACGGCATGAAAGTTATTTATTCCTTAAACTTAAGCAATGCCAAAAGATATAAAGCTTTATTAATTAATTTTATATAA
- a CDS encoding cupin domain-containing protein — protein MLKVNSAEIYKFADMVGYQDGSIVSREIIQKPSGTITVFAFGAGQGLSEHIAPFDALVYILDGQAEVMIDGKMSEVGQGEMIILPVNVIHALKAVQKFKMALIMIR, from the coding sequence ATGTTAAAAGTTAATTCCGCTGAAATTTATAAATTTGCCGACATGGTCGGCTATCAAGACGGCTCGATTGTTAGTCGCGAGATTATCCAAAAACCAAGTGGCACTATTACTGTCTTTGCCTTTGGCGCTGGTCAAGGATTAAGTGAACACATTGCCCCCTTTGACGCACTCGTCTACATCCTCGATGGACAAGCCGAGGTTATGATTGACGGAAAAATGTCTGAAGTTGGTCAAGGTGAAATGATAATTTTACCAGTCAATGTTATTCACGCCCTTAAAGCCGTTCAAAAATTTAAAATGGCCCTGATAATGATTCGCTAA
- a CDS encoding permease: MSIFYPVQLLADWISFSLLSLDPETHVGEVIDYFIFDVIKVFLLLVVIIYAVSFLRTYLPPEKIRGILSHKNKYFGHVLASLFGIITPFCSCSAVPLFLGFVEAGVPLGVTFSFLVSSPMINEVALVLLMGMFGWKIAVIYIVSGLMIAIFSGLAIGFFNVEHLLADFINKNRAQANVMPLMKMTTKERREFSWDYTLDIVKKVWPYIIIGIGLGAWIHGYVPTDFLAQYAGSDKWYAVPLATLIGIPLYSNAAGVIPLVSALTEKGVSMGTTLAFMMAVTALSLPEFMILKKVMRTRLIVIFASTVGVGIIFTGYLFNFILK; the protein is encoded by the coding sequence ATGAGTATTTTTTATCCAGTGCAATTATTAGCTGATTGGATTTCATTCAGTTTATTAAGTCTTGATCCAGAAACGCATGTTGGTGAAGTAATCGATTATTTCATTTTTGATGTTATTAAAGTTTTTTTACTCTTGGTGGTGATTATCTATGCCGTGTCGTTTCTCCGTACCTACTTACCGCCAGAAAAGATCCGGGGCATTTTGTCGCACAAAAATAAATATTTCGGTCACGTGTTGGCGTCTTTGTTTGGCATTATCACGCCCTTTTGTTCGTGTAGCGCTGTGCCGTTGTTTCTTGGTTTTGTGGAAGCTGGCGTGCCGTTAGGTGTGACTTTTTCTTTTCTAGTATCATCGCCAATGATTAATGAAGTGGCCTTGGTTTTATTGATGGGGATGTTTGGCTGGAAGATTGCAGTGATTTATATTGTTAGTGGTCTGATGATCGCGATTTTTTCCGGTCTGGCAATCGGTTTTTTTAATGTTGAGCATTTATTGGCAGATTTTATTAACAAAAATAGAGCGCAGGCGAATGTTATGCCCCTGATGAAGATGACCACCAAGGAGCGACGAGAGTTCTCTTGGGATTATACACTTGATATTGTTAAAAAAGTTTGGCCGTATATTATCATTGGTATTGGTTTGGGGGCTTGGATTCACGGCTATGTGCCGACAGATTTTCTAGCGCAATATGCCGGATCAGATAAGTGGTATGCCGTGCCCTTGGCAACTTTAATTGGTATTCCGCTGTACTCTAACGCGGCTGGCGTGATTCCGCTTGTTAGTGCCTTAACTGAAAAGGGTGTAAGCATGGGCACGACCCTTGCTTTTATGATGGCGGTGACCGCTCTGTCTTTGCCGGAATTTATGATTTTAAAAAAGGTGATGAGGACGAGACTTATTGTTATTTTTGCCAGCACGGTTGGGGTGGGCATTATTTTTACTGGTTATCTTTTCAATTTTATTTTGAAATAA
- a CDS encoding TM0996/MTH895 family glutaredoxin-like protein yields MNIQVLGTGCPTCKKLYERTRQAAIELNLEVEVEYINDMEKILALGVMSSPVLVIDGKVITAGQFPSLEKIKELLGSNKKKKPDVRIGTCACGNDRW; encoded by the coding sequence ATGAACATTCAAGTTTTGGGCACTGGTTGTCCGACCTGTAAAAAACTGTATGAACGCACTAGGCAAGCGGCTATTGAACTTAATCTCGAGGTTGAAGTTGAGTATATAAATGACATGGAAAAAATTCTCGCCTTGGGTGTGATGTCGAGCCCGGTTTTGGTAATAGATGGTAAGGTGATTACGGCTGGACAATTTCCAAGTTTGGAAAAAATAAAAGAGCTACTGGGTTCGAATAAAAAGAAAAAGCCGGACGTCCGTATTGGCACTTGCGCTTGCGGCAATGATAGATGGTAA
- a CDS encoding metalloregulator ArsR/SmtB family transcription factor, whose product MEFKCCTKNTTEEKEVSRVYDFLKIIADKNRLRILCILEDKPRCVSDIFADIGISQKLTSHHLGQMKKVGLVTEKREGNFIRYSVNKKVLKEYKLLFNKLIK is encoded by the coding sequence ATGGAGTTCAAGTGTTGCACAAAAAATACGACAGAAGAAAAAGAGGTGAGTCGAGTATATGATTTTTTGAAAATCATTGCTGACAAGAATCGCCTTCGAATTTTGTGTATCCTTGAAGATAAACCTCGATGTGTTTCGGATATTTTTGCTGATATTGGGATTTCGCAAAAATTAACTTCGCACCATCTGGGGCAGATGAAGAAAGTCGGTTTAGTGACTGAGAAGCGAGAGGGGAATTTTATTCGTTATAGCGTTAATAAAAAAGTCTTAAAAGAATACAAGCTATTATTTAATAAATTAATCAAGTAA
- a CDS encoding radical SAM protein codes for MRCKWCYGRTMNFSSREDMSLGTVIQAIKLFKELSLKNIILIGGEPTIHPQFLEIVGLIREAGMRPVLVTNAVRLADKQFLRAALTAGIDGITTSFKAGSGEQYRRLTGVDVFNDVMEAIANIEESGVSHKISVTVCGSMFNEFDELLGAVVKSGAKRLALDMERPVILNNEAQFSGSASPQEMADFFCKIYPKVDTCGMKTTVKITLPFCLFPPAFIDELANKKQLISGCQMFRGSGIILDTRGRLLPCNQFCDNPLGEMGGDFKTAEEFLLFRKKEDVRDFYAAVSSCPHEKCVNCSQWKFCGGGCRIHWLYREASELLGNNK; via the coding sequence ATGCGCTGCAAATGGTGTTACGGGAGAACGATGAATTTTTCTTCTAGGGAGGATATGAGCCTGGGTACAGTTATTCAGGCAATAAAGCTTTTCAAGGAGCTTTCCCTAAAAAACATTATATTGATTGGTGGCGAACCAACGATTCATCCTCAATTTCTTGAGATTGTTGGTCTTATACGTGAAGCCGGCATGAGACCTGTTTTGGTTACAAATGCGGTAAGACTGGCGGATAAGCAGTTTCTGCGGGCAGCCTTGACGGCGGGTATTGATGGAATTACAACATCGTTTAAGGCTGGCAGTGGTGAGCAGTATCGTAGGTTGACCGGAGTCGATGTTTTTAATGATGTTATGGAAGCAATCGCGAACATAGAGGAGTCAGGAGTGTCACATAAGATTTCGGTGACAGTTTGCGGGAGCATGTTTAATGAATTCGATGAGTTGTTGGGGGCTGTAGTCAAGAGTGGAGCAAAAAGACTTGCCCTTGATATGGAGCGTCCGGTTATCCTTAATAACGAAGCACAGTTTTCTGGATCAGCTTCTCCGCAAGAAATGGCTGATTTCTTTTGCAAGATTTACCCAAAGGTAGATACTTGTGGAATGAAGACCACGGTAAAAATTACGCTGCCGTTCTGTCTTTTTCCGCCTGCCTTTATTGATGAGTTGGCGAATAAAAAACAATTGATTTCCGGTTGCCAAATGTTTAGGGGTAGTGGTATAATATTAGACACGAGAGGCCGATTGTTACCATGCAATCAATTTTGCGATAACCCACTTGGAGAAATGGGGGGTGATTTTAAAACGGCTGAAGAATTCTTGCTCTTTAGAAAAAAAGAAGATGTTAGAGATTTTTATGCGGCAGTTTCGAGTTGTCCGCATGAAAAGTGTGTCAATTGTTCTCAGTGGAAATTCTGTGGCGGTGGCTGCAGAATCCATTGGCTTTACCGGGAAGCTTCAGAGCTTCTTGGCAACAATAAATAA
- a CDS encoding ATP-binding cassette domain-containing protein: protein MSGLININKISKSFGPHVIFDEATFYVAKKQRIGIIGRNGAGKTTLFKMLLGEEKIDSGEIAVFDGTRIGYLEQQEKFLDTDTVIGFLERDSGKETWECAKVAGAFRLKNELLDSKISALSGGYRMRVKLTAMLLRDPNLLLLDEPTNHLDLSTLLLLEEFLKTYNGSYMVISHDREFLRSTCDKTLEVDQGKLYFFPCSLDAYLAQKELKDKTDEKYNKKIKAQKKQLQDFVDRFKYQASKASMAQSKMKQLKRLSEVSIRQSLKTAQIVIPDVANKSGFAFNLDSLSIGYAGKKIADISALDIRRGDHVAVLGDNGQGKTTFLKTLNGELPVLSGEFAWAYKTKIAYYDQHVTSGMNPREQVGEYLERQAGVSSNIEDVYRIAGNFLFYGDDIKKTIAMLSGGEKARLCIAGILLQECNVLLLDEPTNHLDFETVTTLADALSKSKATILFISHNREFIHAVADKIIEVGEGVVKFSKLKYDDYLHELYMKAGLGAPNQSAEQQAIREDDKEARKAKQEKRKELKKELGKIEKGIEYDKALEQKLLAEYEADNFKFDRERDVRMKQLKDSIYYQEDKLLELEIEMEELV, encoded by the coding sequence ATGTCCGGATTAATAAATATTAACAAAATCTCAAAATCTTTCGGGCCTCATGTCATTTTTGATGAGGCTACTTTTTATGTGGCCAAAAAACAGCGGATTGGGATTATTGGGCGAAATGGGGCGGGGAAGACCACCTTGTTTAAAATGTTGTTGGGGGAGGAGAAGATTGATAGTGGGGAGATTGCCGTGTTTGATGGGACGCGGATTGGGTACTTAGAGCAACAGGAGAAGTTTTTGGATACTGATACAGTCATTGGCTTTTTGGAACGGGATAGTGGTAAGGAGACTTGGGAGTGTGCGAAGGTGGCAGGAGCCTTTCGCTTGAAGAATGAATTATTGGATAGCAAGATTAGTGCGCTCTCGGGTGGCTATCGAATGCGGGTCAAATTGACAGCGATGTTGTTGCGGGATCCGAATCTTTTGTTGCTCGATGAGCCGACCAACCATTTGGACTTGAGCACGCTCTTGCTTTTGGAAGAATTTTTGAAAACTTATAACGGTTCGTATATGGTCATCTCGCATGACCGGGAGTTTTTGCGCTCGACTTGTGATAAAACTTTGGAGGTGGATCAGGGTAAGCTGTATTTTTTTCCATGTTCGCTTGATGCCTACTTGGCACAAAAAGAATTAAAAGATAAGACAGATGAGAAATATAATAAGAAAATAAAGGCACAGAAAAAACAGTTGCAGGATTTTGTTGATCGATTCAAATACCAGGCTTCCAAGGCGTCAATGGCGCAGTCAAAAATGAAGCAGTTGAAGCGCTTGTCCGAAGTTTCAATTCGGCAGTCTTTAAAGACAGCGCAGATTGTTATTCCGGATGTGGCTAACAAGAGTGGCTTTGCTTTTAATTTGGATAGTTTGAGCATTGGTTACGCGGGTAAAAAAATCGCCGACATTTCCGCACTCGATATTCGTCGTGGTGATCACGTGGCAGTCTTGGGCGACAATGGTCAAGGTAAAACCACTTTTTTAAAAACCTTGAATGGCGAGCTACCTGTCCTGTCAGGTGAATTTGCCTGGGCATATAAAACGAAAATTGCTTACTATGACCAACATGTGACAAGTGGAATGAATCCTCGTGAACAGGTGGGTGAGTATTTGGAACGGCAAGCTGGAGTCAGCTCAAATATTGAGGATGTCTATCGCATTGCCGGTAATTTTTTGTTTTACGGTGATGATATTAAGAAAACAATTGCCATGCTTTCGGGCGGTGAAAAAGCACGCCTATGCATCGCCGGTATTCTTTTGCAGGAGTGTAATGTTTTATTACTGGACGAACCGACTAATCACTTGGATTTCGAAACCGTCACCACTTTGGCTGACGCCTTAAGTAAGAGTAAGGCGACAATTTTATTCATTAGTCATAATCGAGAATTTATTCACGCCGTGGCTGACAAGATTATTGAAGTGGGCGAGGGTGTTGTGAAATTTAGTAAACTGAAATACGATGATTATCTGCACGAGCTTTACATGAAAGCCGGTCTTGGCGCCCCCAATCAAAGTGCTGAGCAACAAGCAATCAGGGAAGACGACAAAGAGGCGCGCAAGGCGAAACAGGAAAAAAGAAAGGAATTAAAAAAAGAACTGGGCAAGATTGAGAAGGGTATTGAATATGACAAAGCCCTGGAACAGAAATTGCTCGCAGAATACGAAGCTGATAATTTTAAATTTGACCGGGAAAGGGATGTTAGAATGAAACAGCTTAAGGATTCTATTTATTATCAAGAAGATAAGTTATTAGAGCTTGAAATTGAGATGGAAGAATTGGTATAA
- a CDS encoding ribonucleotide-diphosphate reductase subunit beta, with the protein MNNLSNAEVINKRRVINGEDDGLMQVAPLKHPFADEIFKTMLKNNWVPQEVNLQEDIEQWKKPDFLTENERRVYKRSLAFVSNLDGIQTANLTTNIINQITSPEVTLAVVRQAYEEALHVHSYATMIEALGFDPDEIYGMYKVDKELYTKNQYVLAAINKIGDRSFTTGTLESDQAFLEACVGNVILEGIYFYSAFLNFYVLRRNNKMPGSAQMIQFINRDEDMHLKLFINIVSTIKQEQPELWTAEFQERIIKNIEGAIEHELSWGLSCINDGILGLNKNNLTDYLYFIGDLRLKSLGLPKKWNTENPFTWLDEFTQGNMTESNFFEATVKEYSTGSLEW; encoded by the coding sequence ATGAACAATCTTTCAAACGCCGAAGTGATAAACAAACGGCGCGTCATTAACGGTGAAGACGATGGCTTGATGCAAGTCGCTCCACTAAAACATCCTTTCGCCGATGAAATCTTTAAGACGATGCTCAAAAATAATTGGGTGCCACAAGAAGTGAATCTGCAAGAAGATATCGAGCAGTGGAAAAAACCGGATTTTTTAACAGAAAATGAACGACGGGTTTATAAGCGAAGCTTGGCTTTTGTTTCAAACCTGGACGGCATTCAAACCGCCAATTTGACGACTAATATTATTAATCAAATTACATCGCCAGAGGTGACCTTGGCGGTGGTGCGCCAGGCCTACGAGGAGGCATTGCATGTGCATAGCTATGCCACGATGATCGAGGCGCTGGGTTTTGATCCGGATGAAATTTATGGGATGTATAAAGTGGACAAAGAATTATATACCAAAAATCAATATGTCTTGGCGGCGATTAATAAAATCGGTGATCGCAGTTTTACGACGGGCACCTTGGAAAGCGACCAGGCCTTCTTGGAGGCGTGTGTTGGTAATGTCATTTTAGAGGGAATATATTTTTACAGCGCTTTTTTGAATTTTTACGTCTTGAGACGAAATAATAAAATGCCGGGTAGCGCCCAAATGATCCAATTTATTAACCGCGACGAGGATATGCATTTGAAGTTGTTTATTAACATTGTCAGCACCATCAAGCAGGAGCAGCCCGAGTTGTGGACAGCGGAATTTCAAGAGCGTATCATTAAAAATATCGAGGGTGCTATTGAACATGAATTGAGCTGGGGCTTGTCGTGCATCAATGATGGCATCCTGGGCTTGAATAAAAATAATTTAACCGACTATCTTTATTTTATTGGCGACCTGCGTTTAAAATCTTTGGGCTTACCAAAAAAGTGGAACACAGAAAATCCCTTTACCTGGTTGGATGAATTTACCCAGGGGAATATGACGGAAAGTAATTTCTTTGAAGCAACCGTAAAAGAGTATTCGACCGGCAGTCTGGAATGGTAA